From the Pseudomonas sp. VD-NE ins genome, the window ACAGCGCCCCGGCCAGACCACACAACACCGCACTCAAGACCCACACGAACAACTTGAAACCGCGCGGGTCGTAGCCGCAGAACATCAAGCGGTTTTCCGCATCACGCAGCGCTGTCAGCACGCGACCGAACTTGCTTTGCGCCAGGCGCCAGCCGATGAACAGACTCGCCACCAGCAGCAACACCGTGGCCAGAAACAACACCGCGCGGGTGCCCGGTTCAGTGATGCCGAAACCGAGAATCGTGCGGAAATTGGTGAAGCCGTTGTTGCCGCCAAACCCGGTCTCGTTGCGGAAAAACAGGAGCATGCCGGCGAAGGTCAGGGCCTGGGTCATGATCGAGAAATACACGCCCTTGATCCGCGAACGGAAGGCGAAGAAACCGAACATCAGCGCCAGCAATCCCGGCGCCAACACCACCAGACACATGGCCCAGAGGAAGCTGCTGGTGCCGGTCCAGTACCACGGCAATTCGCTCCACGACAGGAAGGTCATGAACGCCGGCAGACCATCGCCGGCGGCCTGACGCATCAGGTACATGCCCATCGCATAACCGCCGAGGGCGAAGAACAGACCGTGACCCAGCGACAGCAGACCGGCGTAACCCCAGACCAGAT encodes:
- the urtC gene encoding urea ABC transporter permease subunit UrtC; its protein translation is MNQPLLVTATQKAGPKVTIAVGAVILALLIALPLLSLLPAENTLSVSAYTLTLVGKILCYAIVALALDLVWGYAGLLSLGHGLFFALGGYAMGMYLMRQAAGDGLPAFMTFLSWSELPWYWTGTSSFLWAMCLVVLAPGLLALMFGFFAFRSRIKGVYFSIMTQALTFAGMLLFFRNETGFGGNNGFTNFRTILGFGITEPGTRAVLFLATVLLLVASLFIGWRLAQSKFGRVLTALRDAENRLMFCGYDPRGFKLFVWVLSAVLCGLAGALYVPQVGIINPSEMSPTNSIEAAVWVALGGRGTLIGPLLGAGVVNGMKSWFTVAFPEYWLFFLGALFIVVTLYLPKGVIGLLKKRGEQ